From one Lineus longissimus chromosome 3, tnLinLong1.2, whole genome shotgun sequence genomic stretch:
- the LOC135485107 gene encoding uncharacterized protein LOC135485107: MALEANVILIISLVSMVHLAITDDPTYIHFWVNLDPMKGGVKGKRIWNPNLEAETTEAKIVLNKTMISGVACAAECLKRFKKISSTEACTGYNWNGKDLMSKGRCVLVTAFDAADDDLKKTIVKVDADWSYYDLECPNGKPKDTFCD, translated from the exons ATGGCTTTGGAAGCGAACGTTATTCTCATCATCTCCCTTGTGTCTATGGTTCACCTTGCCATTACGGACGATCCAACATACATCCATTTCTGGGTCAATCTAGACCCAATGAAGGGTGGAGTAAAAGGCAAGAGGATCTGGAATCCGAACCTGGAAGCGGAAACAACGGAGGCGAAAATTGTTCTGAACAAGACCATGATAAGCGGAGTGGCCTGCGCGGCTGAATGCTTGAAGCGTTTCAAGAAGATATCGAGCACCGAGGCCTGCACCGGGTACAATTGGAACGGGAAGGATCTCATGTCTAAAGGAAGATGTGTTCTGGTCACCGCCTTCGACGCAGCTGATGACGACTTGAAGAAAACAATCGTGAAGGTGGACGCAGATTGGTCCTACTACGATTTGG AGTGTCCAAATGGGAAACCAAAAGACACTTTCTGCGATTAA
- the LOC135485091 gene encoding N-alpha-acetyltransferase 30-like encodes MEPEIINSKEERLGEGRKMPTEFESCKPTVPVVPVHHVHVHGDSAEDTTCSYDHAKSRIKTTDKKLPNGVIQHQVDSPKSIDSKTNVHLLSTKKCQDCDKMKICRDVDDGLDLESLHISPAGPDVDYTEESSKDSGVEELAAKLLNSLRDGAESDNSPTEASSSAENKNIEIDTLLGINYVVYESEKQMPDIMTLITKDLSEPYSIYTYRYFIHNWPKLCFLAMDGSHCVGAIVCKLDMHKNMVRRGYIAMLAVDENYRRRKIGSHLVLKAIRAMVKDECDEVVLETEITNKAALKLYENLGFVRDKRLFRYYLNGVDALRLKLWLR; translated from the exons ATGGAACCTGAAATAATTAATTCAAAAGAGGAGAGACTCGGTGAAGGCAGGAAAATGCCGACTGAATTTGAGTCTTGTAAACCGACAGTGCCTGTTGttcctgtacatcatgtacatgtgcatggaGACAGTGCTGAAGACACAACCTGTAGCTATGATCATGCAAAGTCTAGAATCAAAACAACAGATAAAAAGCTTCCAAATGGAGTTATACAACATCAAGTTGATTCACCCAAATCTATTGACAGTAAAACCAATGTTCATTTGTTGTCAACAAAAAAGTGCCAAGATTgtgataaaatgaaaatatgccgAGATGTGGATGATGGTTTGGACTTGGAGTCTCTACATATTTCGCCGGCTGGCCCTGATGTTGATTATACTGAGGAGAGTAGTAAAGATTCTGGCGTTGAGGAGCTTGCAGCAAAGTTATTGAACTCCCTCAGAGATGGTGCTGAAAGTGACAATAGTCCCACAGAAGCCTCGTCTTCTGCAGAAAATAAGAACATTGAAATAGATACTCTATTGGGTATTAATTATGTTGTTTATGAATCAGAAAAGCAAATGCCAGATATAATGACATTAATCACAAAAGACTTGTCAGAACCGTACTCGATATATACCTACAGATATTTTATTCACAACTGGCCAAAACTGTGCTTCCTT GCCATGGATGGGAGCCATTGTGTGGGAGCCATAGTTTGTAAATTAGATATGCATAAAAATATGGTCAGAAGGGGTTACATCGCAATGCTTGCCGTTGATGAAAATTACAGACGGAGGAAAATAG GTTCACATCTTGTGCTCAAAGCCATTCGGGCCATGGTCAAAGATGAATGTGATGAG GTTGTCCTTGAAACTGAGATCACCAATAAAGCTGCCCTCAAGTTGTATGAAAATCTAGGATTTGTTCGAGATAAGAGACTGTTTCGTTATTATCTGAATGGAGTCGATGCGTTGCGCCTCAAGTTATGGCTAAGGTGA
- the LOC135484224 gene encoding CLK4-associating serine/arginine rich protein-like, producing the protein MPVYRAQVGMWHEARKQEKKIRGLMVDYRRRADRRREFYQKTRADPTQFLRIYGRPYKIHLDPAVALAAESPQSMMPWQGNIDNMIDRFDVRAHLDIIPDPKDRPIEPEEPKRREDTEEDSKINYERYRTLVQNECSGFTEEQCLVQIHIEEQYGSSATTKASEEEKKKLADKRVAIAYTYEDSTEPTVCEEEKKEEEEGAGSDAESDISVDEMDLDVVIDVDILTDEQREVMNSCGTTFGMTHGDFISLLELDKEDAELLRQAKILEEEKAQFSGRKSRRERRAFKERQMKGKNLSPPSYAARDSPKYEPFRRSSSSRSRSRSPETSGRVKFITSFGGDSSDDEHCNGAQGPALPPHLRVNSESKPSSRSRKNHSPSPPVVPKPQNKPALPIGKVKNRSRSRSKSRSRSRSRRRRSYSRSSSSRSRSRSWSRRRRYRYSRSRSSSSSRSRSRSRSRRRRRSSSSSRSRSRSRGRRRFSPRSRAPLAKRNYWGARSRSNSHGKRRRSRSKSRSRSRSRSRSRSRSRSRKRRYSSSSSSSRSRSRTPKNEAKPTIKRYRRPSLSSGHEQSESDNDKKPEKKPDNRHSDLRRNEPKYKKPVGKAAIPPAKAYSFVGSSTKLTPQEKLRKKMQKALNCQYKQDKKSEKEKIDKAEQARLDREEELRMLALQMRKRDRERRHREMEQREKLMEYERKIRRKSHSGSPKRKRPRSRSRSYSSSSDSSRSRSRSRSRSRSRSPPVSKAERERRRRIVDY; encoded by the exons ATGCCAGTGTATCGGGCACAAGTCGGGATGTGGCATGAGGCGAGGAAGCAGGAGAAGAAGATCAGGGGGCTCATGGTAGATTACCGCCGGAGAGCTGATCGCAGGAGAGAATTTTATCAGAAAACT AGAGCAGATCCAACACAGTTCCTTCGTATCTATGGCCGGCCATACAAAATTCACCTTGACCCTGCTGTTGCTCTTGCTGCTGAGAGCCCTCAGAGCAT GATGCCATGGCAAGGGAACATAGACAATATGATTGACAGATTTGATGTGAGGGCCCATTTAGACATCATTCCAGATCCAAAGGATAGACCCATTGAGCCGGA AGAACCGAAAAGAAGGGAAGATACAGAAGAAGACAGTAAGATCAACTATGAACGATATCGAACTCTAGTGCAGAATGAATGCTCAGGAT TTACAGAGGAGCAGTGTCTTGTTCAGATTCATATTGAAGAACAGTATGGGTCATCTGCTACGACCAAAGCCAGTGAGGAAGAGAAGAAAAA ACTTGCTGATAAGCGTGTAGCCATAGCTTATACGTATGAAGACAGCACAGAACCTACTGTTTGTGAGgaagaaaagaaagaagaagaggaggGAGCTGGCAGTGATGCTGAGAGTGATATATCAGTAGATGAAATGGATTTAG ATGTTGTAATTGATGTGGATATACTGACCGATGAACAGCGAGAAGTCATGAACAGTTGTGGTACTACCTTTGGGATGACACATGGAGATTTCATTAG TTTGCTAGAATTGGACAAAGAAGATGCTGAACTTCTTCGACAGGCCAAAAtccttgaagaagaaaaagcacAATTTTCT GGTCGTAAGTCAAGGCGGGAACGTCGTGCATTCAAAGAAAGACAGATGAAGGGTAAAAACTTGAGTCCTCCGAG ttatGCAGCGAGAGACAGCCCAAAATATGAACCATTCCGAAG atcatcatcgtcgcggtcaaGATCAAGATCACCTGAAACTAGTGGTCGTGTGAAGTTCATCACAAGTTTCGGTGGCGACAGTTCCGATGATGAGCATTGCAATGGTGCACAGGGTCCAGCTCTGCCCCCACATTTACGGGTTAACTCTGAATCTAAGCCAAGCTCACG gTCTCGAAAGAACCACTCACCGTCACCTCCAGTAGTTCCAAAACCTCAGAACAAACCTGCATTACCCATTGGGAAGGTAAAAAATAGATCAAGGTCGAGGTCGAAGTCTAGATCACGATCAAGGTCACGTAGAAGAAGGTCATACTCCAGGTCAAGTTCATCCCGATCACGTTCAAGGTCATGGTCTAGGCGAAGAAGGTATAGATATTCAAG ATCACGTTCCTCTTCTAGCTCGAGATCAAGGTCACGATCTCGCTCACGTCGTAGACGACGGTCATCATCGTCCTCTagatcaaggtcaaggtcacgtggTCGGCGAAGGTTCTCACCAAGGTCACGTGCTCCTCTAGCAAAACGTAATTATTGGGGCGCCAGGTCTAGATCAAATTCTCATGGAAAAAGACGTAGATCTCGGTCAAAGTCGAGATCGAGGTCACGTTCTCGATctcggtcaaggtcaaggtcaagatcTAGGAAGAGGAGATACTCGTCATCAAGTTCAAGTTCAAG GTCAAGAAGTCGCACTCCCAAGAACGAGGCTAAACCAACAATCAAACGCTACCGTCGTCCAAGTCTTTCCAGCGGGCATGAACAAAGTGAAAGTGACAATGACAAGAAGCCTGAAAAGAAGCCAGACAATAGACATAGTGACCTTAGGAG GAATGAACCCAAATATAAGAAACCAGTTGGTAAAGCTGCTATTCCACCTGCCAAA GCTTACTCATTTGTTGGCTCCTCAACAAAGCTAACACCTCAAGAGAAACTTAGGAAAAAGATGCAGAAAGCATTGAATTGCCAGT ACAAACAAGACaagaaaagtgaaaaagaaaaaatcgACAAAGCGGAGCAGGCCAGACTG GACCGAGAAGAAGAGTTACGCATGCTGGCACTCCAGATGAGAAAACGTGACCGAGAGCGTCGCCATCGTGAGATGGAGCAGAGAGAGAAACTAATGGAATATGAAAGGAAGATAAGACGAAAAAGTCATTCTGGGTCACCCAAGAGGAAACGGCCAAG ATCCCGGTCTCGGTCGTATTCCAGTTCCAGTGACAGctccaggtcaaggtcaaggtcacggtcTAGGTCGCGGTCAAGGTCACCTCCAGTATCTAAGGCAGAACGAGAGCGAAGAAGAAGGATTGTGGATTATTAA